In Cololabis saira isolate AMF1-May2022 chromosome 14, fColSai1.1, whole genome shotgun sequence, a single genomic region encodes these proteins:
- the rnft1 gene encoding E3 ubiquitin-protein ligase RNFT1, with the protein MKLRVQNDRIDPRRVLKPRESPAVMQPYSSEGNGLSLTLQPELLTRTPVTPAAAAGPDSNEVRVTMTGGPGESSGGASSRRSRVGSHSHSHSHPHGHDRAQRGSSSEPELDPPDPDLDSGEPSTSLSELRCLFRWLQKSLPFLIILCAKLVIQHALGLAVGVGLFTTFLYVNKNIQTQAFLQDRHSKLQCIWLFVFLVFSTLLLYYTFLTETLYHCLIFLSPSIDPLGFWEILWAVGTTNFIIKFLFMGIKCLILLLPSSLVSYRTQGRWLMLTEELGQVHQATAPVPLWFRYLVTYQEADGNLGLTLGVLLALVYLILKLLGLYSQWTSLLKTVRVFLAGEHTGMAATRGQCSEAGDVCPICQGEYKEPRTLLCQHIFCDECIALWFNREKSCPLCRTVITEKVYKWRDGATSPHLQIY; encoded by the exons ATGAAACTCCGGGTGCAGAATGACAG AATTGATCCCAGAAGAGTACTGAAACCGAGGGAGTCTCCTGCTGTCATGCAGCCTTATTCCAGTGAGGGGAATGGTTTATCCCTGACCCTGCAACCAGAGCTTCTCACCAGGACACCGGTCACCCCCGCCGCGGCCGCCGGGCCTGACAGCAACGAGGTGCGGGTGACCATGACCGGCGGTCCTGGGGAGTCGAGTGGAGGCGCTTCCTCCAGGAGGTCCAGGGTCGGCTCCCACAGCCACTCGCATTCACATCCGCACGGACACGATCGGGCGCAGCGCGGCTCCAGTTCTGAGCCGGAGCTTGACCCCCCGGACCCGGATCTGGACTCTGGGGAACCCAGCACCTCCCTGTCTGAGCTTCGATGTCTGTTCCGCTGGCTCCAAAAGAGTCTTCCTTTCCTCATCATATTGTGTGCTAAACTGGTCATCCAGCATGCTCTAG GTTTAGCAGTTGGGGTTGGCCTCTTCACAACGTTTTTATATGTGaataaaaacattcaaactCAAGCTTTTCTTCAG GATCGCCACTCAAAGCTGCAGTGCATTTGGCTGTTTGTGTTCCTCGTCTTTTCCACCCTCCTGCTTTACTACACCTTTCTCACTGAGACACTTTATCATTG CCTCATCTTTCTCAGTCCCTCCATCGACCCCCTGGGTTTCTGGGAGATCCTTTGGGCAGTTGGCACCACCAACTTCATAATAAAGTTCCTCTTTATGGGAATTAAGTGCCTTATCCTGCTGCTGCCCTCGTCGTTGGTGAGCTACAGAACCCAG GGGCGGTGGCTGATGCTGACTGAAGAGCTGGGTCAAGTCCACCAGGCTACAGCGCCTGTTCCACTCTGGTTTCGCTACCTGGTCACCTACCAGGAGGCTGACGGCAACCTCGGGCTCACGCTGGGGGTCCTGCTGGCTCTGGTCTACCTCATTCTGAAG CTGTTAGGATTGTACAGCCAGTGGACGTCTTTACTGAAAACTGTGCGGGTGTTCCTAGCCGGCGAG catACAGGCATGGCAGCAACAAGAGGTCAGTGTAGCGAGGCAGGAGATGTCTGTCCCATCTGCCAGGGGGAGTACAAGGAGCCCCGGACTCTGCTCTGCCAG CACATTTTCTGCGACGAGTGCATCGCTCTGTGGTTCAACCGGGAGAAGAGCTGCCCCCTCTGCCGCACAGTCATCACAGAGAAGGTCTACAAATGGAGGGACGGCGCCACGTCTCCACACCTGCAGATTTACTGA